One part of the Thermococcus radiotolerans genome encodes these proteins:
- a CDS encoding OPT family oligopeptide transporter, giving the protein MELKPYIPPEKSLPEYTVKAFILGIVLSIVMGAANAYLGMYAGMTVSASIPAAVISMAILFAFKDRNILENNMVQTAASAGESLAAGVIFTFPALVVLGYYTTFPYYIVTLIAALGGSLGALFTIVLRRAFIVEERLPYPEGTACAEVLIAGDRGGSHAKPILYGGIFGGIFKLFGSSGLWSGTVEAAKMVGSRVYYLGSDLSAALIAVGYIVGLNIAFLVFLGGAIAWFIAIPLYAGQMGHTDLSPLDLAWTIWSTKIRYMGVGAMVVGGLWSLIKLRNPIKRGIKAGLEVAKRKQSGEAILRTEEDLPLNYVLVLIGAFVVPLFLLYFHIIGSIGIAAIMAVILLIVGFLGSSIAGYLAGVVGSSNNPVSGITIMSLLFTAFVLKGLGLSGMEGMAATILVAAVICTAAAIAGDTMQDLATGYFVGATPKRQQVFEIVGTFFAALVMAPVLNLLIQAYGIAGTPTAKENALAAPQAFLMAKVTEGVFTGNLEWNMIYIGAGIAIILIILDEILAMKGSKFRTPVMPVAVGIYLPLSLGVPIFIGGLVRHFVGKARGSDEESPTDPGVLGAAGLIAGEALMGIFFAALIVAGVAPSFGFSSNVLGVVLLAGIAVWLYMTGKKK; this is encoded by the coding sequence ATGGAGTTAAAACCGTACATACCACCTGAAAAATCACTCCCAGAATACACCGTCAAGGCTTTTATTTTGGGTATAGTCCTTTCGATAGTAATGGGCGCAGCGAACGCCTACCTTGGAATGTACGCGGGAATGACGGTAAGCGCCAGCATTCCAGCGGCAGTCATCTCAATGGCCATACTCTTCGCGTTCAAGGACAGAAACATCCTGGAGAACAACATGGTCCAGACTGCCGCTTCAGCCGGTGAGTCGCTCGCGGCGGGAGTAATCTTCACGTTCCCGGCGCTGGTCGTTCTCGGCTACTACACGACCTTCCCGTACTACATCGTGACGCTGATAGCAGCGCTCGGCGGTTCCCTCGGTGCGCTCTTCACCATCGTGCTGAGGAGGGCTTTCATCGTCGAGGAGAGGCTCCCATATCCTGAAGGTACCGCCTGTGCAGAGGTTCTCATAGCGGGTGACAGGGGCGGAAGCCACGCCAAGCCGATACTCTACGGTGGAATCTTCGGCGGCATCTTCAAGCTCTTCGGAAGCTCGGGCCTCTGGTCTGGAACCGTCGAGGCCGCAAAGATGGTCGGTTCTCGCGTTTACTACCTCGGAAGCGACCTCTCAGCGGCGCTCATAGCCGTCGGTTACATCGTCGGCCTCAACATAGCATTCCTCGTCTTCCTCGGAGGTGCCATAGCCTGGTTCATAGCCATCCCGCTCTACGCGGGCCAGATGGGTCACACAGACCTCAGCCCGCTTGACCTCGCGTGGACCATCTGGAGCACCAAGATCCGTTACATGGGTGTCGGTGCGATGGTCGTCGGTGGTCTCTGGAGCCTCATCAAGCTCAGGAACCCGATAAAGAGGGGTATCAAGGCAGGCCTTGAGGTTGCAAAGAGGAAGCAGTCGGGAGAGGCCATACTCAGGACCGAGGAGGACCTTCCGCTCAACTACGTGCTGGTGCTCATAGGAGCATTCGTCGTTCCGCTGTTCCTGCTCTACTTCCACATCATCGGCTCCATCGGAATCGCGGCAATAATGGCGGTGATACTCCTCATAGTCGGCTTCCTCGGAAGCTCGATAGCCGGCTACCTCGCGGGTGTCGTTGGTTCCTCCAACAACCCGGTCTCTGGAATCACCATCATGAGCCTGCTCTTCACGGCATTCGTCCTCAAGGGGCTCGGCCTCAGCGGAATGGAGGGCATGGCAGCGACCATACTCGTCGCGGCCGTCATATGTACCGCTGCAGCTATAGCCGGTGATACTATGCAGGACCTCGCCACCGGTTACTTCGTCGGCGCCACCCCCAAGAGGCAGCAGGTCTTCGAGATAGTCGGAACCTTCTTCGCGGCCCTCGTCATGGCCCCGGTGCTCAACCTGCTCATCCAGGCCTACGGTATAGCCGGAACCCCGACGGCAAAGGAGAACGCCTTGGCTGCCCCGCAGGCGTTCCTCATGGCCAAGGTCACCGAGGGTGTCTTCACCGGCAACCTCGAGTGGAACATGATATACATCGGCGCAGGAATAGCCATAATCCTCATAATCCTCGACGAGATACTCGCCATGAAGGGCTCCAAGTTCAGGACCCCTGTCATGCCGGTCGCGGTCGGTATCTACCTGCCGCTCAGCCTCGGCGTTCCGATATTCATCGGCGGTCTCGTCAGACACTTCGTCGGCAAGGCCAGGGGCAGCGACGAGGAGAGCCCGACCGACCCAGGAGTCCTCGGCGCGGCCGGACTCATCGCTGGTGAGGCCCTCATGGGCATATTCTTCGCCGCCCTCATCGTTGCAGGCGTGGCACCGAGCTTCGGCTTCAGCAGCAACGTCCTCGGTGTCGTCCTTCTGGCCGGAATAGCGGTCTGGCTCTACATGACCGGCAAGAAGAAGTGA
- a CDS encoding alpha-ketoacid dehydrogenase subunit beta yields the protein MARKLPMYKAIAEAIAQEMERDENVFVMGEDIGAYGGIFGATNGLLEKFGPERVRDTPISESAFIGAALGAASKGMRPIVELMFVDFFGVAMDQIYNHIAKAHYMSGGQVRMPIVITTAIGGGYSDAAQHSQCLYGLFAHVPGLKIVIPSNSYDAKGLMISSIRDDNPVMYFFHKGLMGLGWMPSPDEAAVEVPEEPYTVPIGEAKVVREGDDVTIATVSRMVYEALWAAEELEKDGISAEVIDLRTLVPLDKETLVNSVRKTGRLLVVDEDYMSYGMSGEIIATVVERIGNELKALPRRIAYPDVPVPYSRVLERFVLPDKEKIVRTVKDMVG from the coding sequence ATGGCGAGGAAGCTTCCCATGTACAAGGCGATAGCCGAGGCGATAGCGCAGGAAATGGAGCGCGATGAGAACGTCTTCGTTATGGGCGAGGACATCGGTGCCTACGGTGGAATCTTCGGTGCAACTAACGGGCTCCTTGAGAAGTTCGGCCCCGAGAGGGTCAGGGACACGCCTATAAGCGAATCAGCTTTCATAGGCGCCGCCCTCGGAGCCGCATCGAAGGGCATGAGGCCGATAGTCGAGCTGATGTTCGTTGACTTCTTCGGTGTGGCGATGGATCAGATATACAACCACATCGCCAAGGCGCACTACATGTCGGGCGGACAGGTTAGGATGCCCATAGTCATAACCACAGCCATCGGCGGAGGCTACAGCGACGCGGCTCAGCACTCCCAGTGCCTCTACGGTCTGTTTGCCCACGTTCCGGGACTCAAGATAGTAATTCCATCCAACTCCTACGACGCCAAGGGACTCATGATATCCTCCATACGGGACGACAATCCGGTCATGTACTTCTTCCACAAGGGACTCATGGGGCTCGGATGGATGCCTTCCCCTGATGAAGCCGCGGTTGAAGTGCCCGAGGAGCCCTACACAGTCCCCATCGGTGAGGCCAAGGTCGTGAGGGAGGGTGACGATGTGACCATAGCGACGGTATCTCGCATGGTCTACGAGGCCCTGTGGGCGGCCGAAGAGCTCGAAAAGGACGGGATAAGCGCCGAGGTCATTGACCTGAGAACCCTCGTTCCCCTCGATAAGGAGACCCTCGTAAACTCCGTCAGGAAGACCGGAAGGCTTCTCGTCGTGGACGAGGACTACATGAGCTACGGGATGAGCGGCGAGATAATAGCCACCGTCGTCGAGAGGATAGGGAACGAGCTCAAAGCCCTGCCGAGGAGGATAGCCTACCCGGACGTTCCGGTTCCGTACAGCAGGGTGCTGGAGAGGTTCGTTCTTCCTGACAAGGAGAAGATAGTGAGAACAGTGAAGGACATGGTCGGGTGA
- a CDS encoding serpin family protein: MRYVLAVLVIFMVVASGCIAGGGNGTSTIPQNSSSETFTPPMTGNDVLKEGQEKAVVEGLNAFTFDLYRELSADGGNVFFSPYSVEVALAMAYEGANGSTREEMERVLHLPGDDEARWTGFRYLILSLNPSNGPYVLSTANALWVQKGYPVNERYLWIIREFYLGDVRNVDFVRDPDGAAEEINSWAEERTRGRIKDLIQKGVLNEYTRLVITNAIYFRANWSRRFDPGDTANESFTLASGEKVIAPMMHQRGTFNYTENDELQALEMPYEGGRLSMLIILPRDNSPTGIEGKLTPEFIRELRESMKPELVDVTVPKFRFEASYSLKKPLIDMGMGEAFSGGANFSGITDAERLFISDVIHKTFISVAENGTEAAAATAVIITAASAPGEEPEYKVFKADHPFLFLIVDRETGAVLFMGRLMDPRG; this comes from the coding sequence ATGAGATACGTACTGGCAGTCCTGGTCATCTTTATGGTCGTTGCGTCCGGCTGCATAGCCGGCGGGGGTAACGGAACGTCAACCATCCCCCAGAACTCCTCAAGCGAGACGTTTACCCCTCCGATGACCGGGAACGACGTTCTGAAAGAGGGGCAGGAAAAGGCGGTTGTTGAGGGCCTAAATGCTTTTACCTTCGACCTGTACCGCGAGCTGAGCGCAGATGGGGGGAACGTATTCTTCTCGCCCTACAGCGTGGAGGTCGCCCTGGCGATGGCCTACGAGGGGGCGAACGGGAGCACGCGGGAGGAGATGGAAAGGGTCCTGCACCTGCCCGGGGACGACGAGGCCAGGTGGACGGGCTTCAGATACCTGATACTCTCCCTTAATCCATCGAATGGGCCCTACGTCCTCAGCACCGCCAACGCGCTCTGGGTGCAGAAGGGCTACCCCGTGAACGAGCGGTACCTCTGGATAATCAGGGAGTTTTACCTGGGCGACGTGAGGAACGTGGACTTCGTTAGGGACCCGGACGGAGCGGCGGAGGAGATAAACAGCTGGGCCGAGGAGCGGACGAGGGGCAGGATAAAGGACCTCATCCAGAAAGGAGTGCTGAACGAGTACACAAGGCTCGTGATAACCAACGCGATATACTTCAGGGCTAACTGGTCGAGGAGGTTCGACCCGGGGGACACGGCCAACGAGAGCTTCACCCTCGCCTCGGGCGAAAAAGTAATCGCGCCCATGATGCACCAGAGGGGAACCTTCAACTACACCGAGAACGACGAGCTCCAGGCCCTCGAGATGCCCTACGAAGGGGGAAGGCTGAGTATGCTGATAATACTGCCCCGGGACAACTCCCCCACAGGCATCGAGGGAAAGCTCACGCCGGAGTTCATCCGGGAGCTCAGGGAGAGCATGAAGCCGGAGCTCGTCGACGTGACGGTTCCCAAGTTCAGGTTTGAAGCGAGCTACTCGCTGAAGAAGCCGCTCATCGACATGGGCATGGGGGAGGCCTTCAGCGGTGGGGCGAACTTCTCGGGAATCACCGACGCCGAGAGGCTCTTCATAAGCGACGTGATACACAAGACCTTCATAAGCGTTGCCGAGAACGGTACCGAGGCGGCCGCGGCGACGGCGGTTATAATTACGGCCGCCTCCGCACCCGGGGAAGAGCCGGAGTACAAAGTATTCAAAGCAGACCATCCGTTCCTGTTCCTCATAGTGGACAGGGAAACGGGGGCGGTACTCTTCATGGGCAGGCTGATGGACCCGAGGGGTTGA
- the glmM gene encoding phosphoglucosamine mutase, translating to MRLFGTAGIRGTLWEKVTPNLAMDIGKAVGTYIEGETVVVARDGRTSSVMLKNALISGLLSTGTEVLDADLIPTPALAWATRENGDAGVMITASHNPPTDNGIKVFNGDGTEFYVEQEKELEELVFSGNFRKAAWNEIKTVKTLDVIDEYIGAVLDFVNHETELKVLYDGANGAGSVLAPYLLREMGARVISVNAHVDGHFPGRKPEPRYENIAYLGELARELGVDLVVAQDGDADRIAIFDEKGQYVNEDTVIALFAKLYVEEHGGGTVVVSIDTGSRIDHVVENAGGRVVRVPLGQPHDGIKKYGAIFAAEPWKLVHPKFGPWIDSFVTMGLLIKLIDERGKPLSQIIREEIPTYYLTKKNVKCPDEFKKATLERAYKVLEERLMDETKEVLTISGYRFQLKDGSWVLVRPSGTEPKIRVVVEAPSEKRRDELFELAYETVRKAAEEAMRKG from the coding sequence ATGAGGCTCTTCGGTACCGCTGGAATTAGGGGCACCCTGTGGGAGAAGGTCACCCCGAATCTCGCGATGGACATTGGAAAGGCAGTGGGGACGTACATCGAGGGAGAAACCGTCGTCGTTGCGAGGGACGGAAGGACATCCAGCGTGATGCTCAAGAACGCCCTCATCTCGGGACTCCTCTCGACGGGAACGGAGGTTCTCGATGCTGATTTAATCCCAACGCCAGCTTTAGCTTGGGCGACCAGGGAAAACGGCGACGCGGGCGTGATGATTACGGCGAGCCACAACCCGCCTACCGACAACGGGATAAAGGTATTCAATGGCGATGGAACCGAGTTCTATGTGGAGCAGGAGAAGGAGCTTGAGGAACTTGTTTTCTCCGGAAACTTCAGGAAGGCCGCATGGAATGAGATAAAGACCGTAAAAACCCTCGATGTGATCGACGAGTACATTGGGGCCGTTCTCGACTTCGTGAATCACGAGACTGAGCTCAAAGTTCTCTACGACGGCGCCAACGGCGCGGGAAGCGTTCTTGCCCCATACCTGCTCCGCGAGATGGGGGCGAGAGTTATAAGCGTGAACGCCCACGTTGACGGCCACTTCCCTGGAAGAAAACCCGAACCGAGGTACGAGAACATAGCCTACCTCGGCGAGCTGGCGAGGGAGCTCGGCGTTGACCTCGTCGTCGCCCAGGACGGAGACGCCGACAGGATAGCGATCTTCGATGAGAAGGGCCAGTACGTGAACGAGGACACCGTCATAGCCCTTTTCGCGAAGCTCTACGTGGAGGAGCACGGCGGGGGGACGGTGGTCGTTTCCATAGATACGGGCTCAAGGATAGACCACGTCGTTGAGAACGCTGGAGGGAGGGTCGTTAGGGTTCCCCTCGGCCAGCCCCACGATGGAATAAAGAAGTATGGGGCCATATTCGCGGCGGAGCCGTGGAAGCTGGTCCACCCGAAGTTCGGGCCGTGGATAGACAGCTTCGTGACCATGGGGCTGCTCATAAAGCTCATAGACGAGCGCGGAAAGCCGCTCTCCCAGATAATCCGGGAGGAGATACCGACCTACTACCTCACAAAGAAGAACGTGAAGTGCCCGGACGAGTTCAAGAAGGCTACCCTGGAGAGGGCCTACAAGGTCCTCGAAGAGAGGCTCATGGATGAAACGAAGGAAGTTCTCACGATCTCCGGATACCGCTTCCAGCTGAAAGACGGCTCGTGGGTCCTCGTGAGGCCGAGCGGCACGGAGCCGAAGATCCGCGTCGTCGTCGAGGCGCCGAGCGAGAAGAGGCGCGACGAGCTCTTCGAGCTGGCCTATGAAACGGTCAGAAAAGCCGCCGAGGAAGCCATGAGAAAGGGCTGA
- a CDS encoding methyltransferase domain-containing protein — protein MPAWKDGKLGLPVKEAVKLFPELKDYLDERGRLDFSNREARILYNRAIAKAVFGLEIEYHPRGLVTTPVSRYLFLKTFIRGGERVLEIGTGHTAMMALMAEKLFNCDVTATELDGEFFDYARRNIERNGAGVKLIRSDGGVIRGVIPEGERFDAIFSAPPYYERPTKGVLTEREGVGGGEHGEAFSVRLIEEALEYLKPRGKVALFLPNKKPLIKAITEKGEELGYSVRDVRFKAGTRWRHSLILKK, from the coding sequence ATGCCAGCATGGAAGGATGGAAAGCTCGGACTGCCGGTAAAAGAAGCCGTGAAGCTGTTTCCGGAGCTGAAGGACTACCTTGACGAACGCGGAAGGCTCGACTTCTCAAACAGAGAAGCGAGGATACTCTACAACAGGGCTATAGCGAAGGCGGTCTTCGGGCTGGAGATAGAGTACCATCCCCGCGGGCTCGTGACAACGCCTGTTTCCCGATACCTCTTTCTGAAAACCTTCATCCGTGGCGGCGAGCGAGTTCTGGAGATTGGAACCGGTCACACCGCCATGATGGCCCTCATGGCCGAGAAGCTCTTCAACTGCGATGTTACCGCAACGGAGCTCGACGGGGAGTTCTTTGATTACGCGAGGAGGAACATCGAGAGGAACGGAGCCGGAGTTAAGCTCATCAGGAGCGACGGAGGGGTAATCAGGGGGGTAATTCCCGAGGGCGAGCGCTTTGACGCCATCTTCTCCGCCCCGCCCTACTACGAGAGACCAACAAAAGGCGTTCTAACGGAGAGGGAAGGTGTTGGAGGGGGTGAACACGGCGAGGCCTTCTCTGTAAGGCTCATCGAGGAGGCTCTGGAATACCTGAAGCCCCGGGGAAAGGTAGCTCTCTTTCTTCCGAACAAAAAGCCGCTGATAAAGGCCATAACAGAAAAGGGAGAAGAACTGGGCTACTCCGTGAGGGACGTCCGCTTTAAAGCTGGAACGCGGTGGAGGCACAGTTTGATACTGAAAAAATGA
- a CDS encoding MBL fold metallo-hydrolase, producing the protein MIEITFLGSGGGRFITITQFRSTGGFHIRASRNIYVDPGPGALVRSWRYKLDPRKLDAIFVSHRHVDHCNDVEVLIEAMTGGALKKRGMLIASKSVVYGDDTHTPAVSKYHMDVLESIHIPEPGSKIAIGEEEFIITPTVHSDPTTIGFRMKTRCGDISYIPDTAYFDELLEWHDGSRLIIAAVTRPRDMGIPYHLSTDDVVTMLKKMEEKPETLIMSHIGMKMHFANPYKEAKYIETVTGVKTYVAKEGFKVMVEKNEISVRTLRPARFV; encoded by the coding sequence GTGATTGAGATAACCTTCCTCGGCAGTGGGGGCGGTAGGTTCATCACGATAACGCAGTTCCGCTCCACCGGGGGCTTCCACATCCGCGCCAGCAGGAACATCTACGTTGACCCGGGGCCTGGTGCACTGGTTCGCTCCTGGCGCTACAAACTCGACCCCAGAAAGCTCGATGCCATCTTCGTCTCCCACCGGCACGTTGACCACTGCAACGACGTTGAAGTTCTGATCGAGGCCATGACGGGTGGTGCACTCAAAAAGCGTGGCATGCTGATAGCCTCGAAGAGCGTCGTCTACGGCGACGATACTCATACTCCCGCGGTCAGCAAGTACCACATGGACGTCCTTGAGAGCATACACATTCCCGAACCTGGGAGCAAGATAGCAATCGGCGAGGAGGAGTTCATAATAACTCCAACCGTTCACTCCGACCCAACCACCATAGGCTTCCGCATGAAGACCCGCTGTGGGGATATATCGTACATCCCGGACACGGCCTACTTCGACGAGCTCTTGGAGTGGCATGACGGCTCAAGGCTGATAATCGCCGCCGTAACGAGGCCCAGGGACATGGGGATTCCATACCACCTGAGCACAGACGACGTCGTCACGATGCTCAAAAAGATGGAGGAAAAGCCTGAAACCCTGATCATGAGCCACATCGGCATGAAGATGCACTTCGCGAACCCCTACAAGGAAGCCAAGTACATCGAGACCGTCACCGGCGTCAAGACGTACGTCGCCAAAGAGGGCTTCAAGGTAATGGTGGAGAAGAACGAGATATCGGTGAGAACGCTGAGGCCGGCGAGGTTCGTTTGA
- a CDS encoding OsmC family protein: MIVLEEWTFYVTGKSLSDTKLLAKVRDFEVLVDEPAEIGGTDEGPNPVEYLLVALAGCLNVTIRGIAGEKGISVESLELAITGKLNPAKFQGVSEEGRAGFTEVTVSVYLKTDAPKEKIEELLKEVEERCPVTDNLKNKTPIRIVLKE; the protein is encoded by the coding sequence GTGATAGTCTTGGAGGAATGGACGTTCTACGTAACCGGGAAGTCCCTCTCGGACACGAAACTGCTCGCGAAGGTCAGGGATTTTGAGGTTCTCGTTGACGAACCCGCCGAGATAGGGGGAACGGATGAGGGGCCGAATCCCGTCGAGTACCTCCTCGTGGCGTTGGCTGGCTGCCTAAACGTTACCATCAGGGGAATCGCAGGGGAGAAAGGGATATCCGTGGAGTCGCTCGAGCTGGCCATCACCGGAAAGCTGAACCCTGCAAAGTTCCAGGGTGTCTCAGAAGAGGGACGTGCAGGCTTCACCGAAGTGACGGTCTCGGTTTATCTGAAGACCGATGCCCCTAAGGAAAAGATTGAGGAGCTTTTGAAGGAAGTAGAGGAGCGCTGTCCTGTCACTGACAACCTAAAAAACAAAACTCCGATTCGGATAGTGCTGAAGGAGTGA
- a CDS encoding lipoyl domain-containing protein has product MEVEVRVPRTTKEEKTGVLLSWYKNDGDPVEEGEEIAEVMIEKVTVHVKAPASGRLKILVKENEEVAQDQVIGLIVT; this is encoded by the coding sequence ATGGAGGTAGAGGTCAGGGTACCCCGGACGACGAAGGAGGAAAAGACCGGCGTCCTGCTGAGCTGGTACAAGAACGATGGCGATCCCGTCGAGGAGGGCGAGGAGATAGCGGAGGTCATGATAGAGAAAGTCACCGTGCACGTTAAGGCCCCGGCGAGCGGGAGGCTTAAGATCCTGGTGAAGGAGAACGAGGAGGTGGCTCAGGACCAGGTGATAGGCCTTATAGTGACCTGA
- a CDS encoding thiamine pyrophosphate-dependent dehydrogenase E1 component subunit alpha, with protein sequence MGVEEIPKETLLEIYRTMHKIRTYEETLAKWYYEGKSPRFDISAGPIPGELHLSSGQESAAVGVCVHLKDEDAVIGTHRAHHFAIAKGVDLKKMTAEIFGKATGLSGGKGGHMHLFDAAKNFSCSGIVGASFPQAVGVGIAAKLKGEDYVAVAVGGDGAANQGTFHEALNLAAVWKLPVIFLIEDNGWAISVPKDKSTAVAKNSERAKAYGIPGVSVDGADVIAVYEVAKEAVERARRGEGPSLIEVRTYRLRGHFEGDPQLYRPKEDFELAKEKDPLANFKKLLLEKGIATEEELARIEEANEKEVQEAIDFALNSPYPEPEEALKGVFAGGE encoded by the coding sequence ATGGGAGTTGAGGAGATACCTAAGGAAACCCTGCTGGAGATATACAGGACTATGCACAAGATTAGGACGTACGAAGAGACGCTGGCGAAGTGGTACTACGAGGGAAAGAGTCCGCGCTTTGACATCTCGGCCGGTCCGATTCCCGGAGAGCTACATCTATCCTCAGGTCAGGAGTCGGCGGCCGTTGGCGTGTGCGTACACCTCAAGGACGAAGATGCGGTTATAGGAACCCACAGGGCCCACCACTTCGCGATAGCGAAGGGGGTCGACCTGAAGAAGATGACGGCCGAGATATTCGGCAAGGCCACCGGCCTATCGGGGGGCAAGGGCGGCCACATGCACCTCTTTGACGCGGCCAAAAACTTCAGCTGTAGCGGTATAGTCGGTGCGAGCTTCCCGCAGGCCGTTGGGGTTGGCATCGCGGCCAAGCTGAAGGGTGAGGACTACGTGGCGGTTGCAGTCGGCGGCGATGGGGCGGCCAACCAGGGAACTTTCCACGAGGCGCTCAACCTTGCAGCCGTCTGGAAGCTACCGGTTATATTCCTGATAGAGGACAACGGCTGGGCGATCTCCGTTCCGAAGGACAAGTCAACGGCCGTCGCCAAGAACAGCGAGAGGGCTAAGGCCTATGGTATTCCGGGGGTCAGCGTTGACGGTGCCGATGTTATAGCGGTCTACGAAGTTGCCAAGGAGGCCGTTGAAAGGGCGAGGCGCGGAGAGGGGCCGAGCCTCATAGAGGTCAGAACGTACAGGCTTAGAGGGCACTTCGAAGGTGACCCGCAGCTCTACAGACCGAAGGAGGACTTCGAGCTGGCGAAGGAGAAGGACCCGTTGGCCAACTTTAAGAAGTTGCTGCTCGAGAAGGGCATCGCCACGGAGGAAGAGCTGGCGAGGATCGAGGAAGCGAACGAGAAGGAAGTTCAGGAGGCCATAGACTTCGCCCTCAACAGCCCGTATCCTGAGCCGGAAGAAGCTCTGAAGGGCGTTTTTGCGGGGGGTGAGTGA
- a CDS encoding M20 family metallo-hydrolase encodes MTELEKISKEIEKLQDEMVNTLVELIKIPAISPDYGYEGEYDKAQKLLEIIKDWPFDKVEVYNAPDERAKNGVRPSILAYYYGRDGEKSPRIWILTHIDVVPPGDMSKWTVTEPFKPIVKDGKVYGRGSEDNGQSLVASLYAVKAMMNLGIRPKRTVILAFVSDEETGSKYGVEWLMREHPELFRKDDLVLVPDGGNEDGTFIEVAEKSILWLRVKVRGKQVHASMPDKGLNAHRVALDFAYHLDKLLHEKYGERDELFDPPESTFEPTMVHGPADSPNIAPGEHEVVFDCRILPRYSIDEILKDAERLAEEIKEKYRKEFDGKVLPEIEFEILQRMDAPEPTDPNSEIVKLLQEALRKLRGKEAKVGGIGGGTFAAYFRKLGIPAVVWATLDEMAHQPNEYAWIKNLVEDAKVMAALALL; translated from the coding sequence ATGACAGAGCTTGAAAAAATCTCAAAGGAGATTGAGAAGCTCCAGGACGAGATGGTTAACACCCTCGTCGAACTGATTAAAATCCCCGCCATAAGCCCGGACTACGGCTATGAGGGTGAGTACGACAAGGCCCAGAAGCTGCTCGAGATAATCAAGGACTGGCCCTTCGACAAGGTTGAGGTCTACAACGCACCCGATGAAAGGGCCAAGAACGGCGTCAGGCCGAGCATTTTGGCCTACTACTACGGCCGGGACGGCGAGAAGAGCCCGAGAATATGGATTCTTACCCACATAGACGTCGTTCCGCCCGGGGACATGAGCAAGTGGACGGTCACGGAGCCCTTCAAGCCGATCGTCAAGGACGGCAAGGTCTACGGGCGCGGAAGCGAGGACAACGGACAGAGCTTGGTGGCTTCACTCTACGCGGTAAAGGCCATGATGAACCTCGGGATAAGGCCGAAGAGAACGGTCATCCTGGCATTCGTCAGCGACGAGGAGACCGGCAGCAAGTACGGCGTCGAGTGGCTCATGAGGGAGCACCCGGAGCTGTTCAGAAAAGACGACCTCGTTCTGGTGCCCGACGGCGGAAACGAGGACGGAACCTTCATCGAGGTAGCCGAGAAGAGCATCCTCTGGCTCAGGGTGAAGGTTAGGGGCAAGCAGGTTCACGCCAGCATGCCCGACAAAGGCCTGAACGCCCACCGCGTCGCCCTTGACTTCGCCTACCACCTCGACAAACTCCTCCACGAGAAGTACGGCGAGAGAGACGAGCTCTTCGACCCACCGGAGAGCACCTTCGAGCCGACGATGGTTCACGGCCCGGCCGACAGCCCGAACATAGCTCCCGGCGAGCACGAAGTAGTTTTCGACTGCAGGATTCTGCCGAGGTACAGCATAGACGAAATTCTGAAAGACGCCGAGAGGCTGGCCGAGGAGATCAAAGAGAAGTACAGAAAGGAGTTCGATGGAAAGGTTCTGCCGGAGATAGAGTTCGAGATCCTCCAGCGCATGGACGCCCCGGAGCCAACCGACCCGAACAGCGAGATAGTGAAGCTCCTCCAGGAGGCGCTCAGGAAGCTCCGCGGAAAGGAAGCCAAGGTCGGAGGAATAGGCGGCGGAACCTTCGCGGCATACTTCAGAAAGCTCGGAATTCCAGCGGTTGTCTGGGCGACGCTTGACGAGATGGCCCACCAGCCCAACGAGTACGCCTGGATAAAGAACCTAGTCGAGGACGCCAAGGTCATGGCGGCCCTGGCTCTTCTCTGA
- a CDS encoding PqqD family protein: MEEYMNLVPVRNEKVELKKIEGKYYLLIPMESKLDFLARKLHGEHRRIELDEIGAYTWELCDGRRTVKEIGKALKARFGDEVEPLYERLITFLFELGKRYLVEFKNGNELIYGGDRNDRA, translated from the coding sequence ATGGAGGAATACATGAACCTCGTGCCAGTGCGCAACGAGAAGGTCGAGCTGAAGAAGATCGAGGGAAAGTACTACCTTCTCATACCGATGGAATCCAAGCTTGACTTTCTGGCGAGGAAGCTCCACGGCGAGCACAGAAGGATAGAGCTCGATGAGATAGGGGCCTACACGTGGGAGCTCTGCGACGGGCGGAGAACCGTCAAAGAAATAGGAAAGGCCCTGAAGGCACGCTTTGGGGACGAAGTTGAGCCTCTTTACGAGCGTCTGATAACGTTTCTTTTCGAACTGGGGAAAAGGTACCTAGTTGAGTTTAAAAACGGAAACGAGCTAATCTACGGTGGTGATAGGAATGACAGAGCTTGA